Proteins from a single region of Gammaproteobacteria bacterium:
- a CDS encoding DUF2282 domain-containing protein — protein MKPANCVARSAAAAVIALSLGGLAQTAAAAEKPMEPCYGIAKAGKNDCATGKNACAGTSKVDRDSNAFILLPKGICEKIAGGSLKAGG, from the coding sequence ATGAAGCCTGCAAACTGTGTCGCCCGTTCGGCTGCTGCCGCCGTGATCGCCCTGAGTCTGGGCGGACTTGCACAAACCGCCGCTGCGGCCGAGAAACCCATGGAACCGTGCTACGGCATCGCCAAGGCGGGCAAGAACGACTGTGCCACGGGCAAGAACGCCTGCGCCGGCACCAGCAAGGTCGATCGCGATTCCAATGCCTTCATTCTGTTGCCCAAAGGCATTTGCGAAAAGATCGCCGGCGGCAGCCTGAAGGCCGGTGGCTGA